One stretch of Bacillus thermozeamaize DNA includes these proteins:
- a CDS encoding Z ring-associated protein has product MADGEKNRVTVEILGKTYTIRGDASAEWIHGVAEYVDQKMRAIADKHLYLDTTKIAVLTALNLADEYFRLKEEYEELLQLIDEEGK; this is encoded by the coding sequence GTGGCCGATGGGGAAAAAAACCGTGTAACTGTAGAGATTTTGGGAAAAACATACACGATTCGCGGCGACGCTTCTGCAGAATGGATCCATGGAGTGGCGGAGTATGTCGATCAAAAGATGCGTGCCATCGCGGATAAACATCTTTACCTGGATACGACGAAAATCGCCGTCCTCACCGCACTCAATCTGGCCGACGAATACTTCCGCCTGAAAGAGGAATATGAAGAACTGCTCCAGCTCATCGATGAGGAAGGGAAATGA
- a CDS encoding 16S rRNA pseudouridine(516) synthase produces the protein MAKQRLDKVLSRAGLGSRKEVKRLVKAGRVSVNGSIATDGGQHVDPDVDKIEVNDRPIVYREWIYLMMYKPKGVITATVDPVLPTVLDLLDGAYAAHSPFPVGRLDRYTEGLLLLTNDGSLAHRLLSPKYRVPKTYAALIRGHVTEQDVAQFAAGIVLEDGTQTQPAILKVLEPGAHSRVEVTIYEGKFHQVKRMFRAVGKQVVELKRLSMGPLVLDPALSPGQYRHLTADEVQMLKKTVGQGD, from the coding sequence ATGGCCAAACAGCGGCTGGATAAAGTGTTATCCCGGGCAGGACTGGGCAGCCGAAAAGAGGTGAAAAGGCTTGTCAAAGCGGGGCGCGTTAGCGTCAACGGCAGCATCGCAACTGACGGCGGCCAACATGTCGATCCGGATGTGGACAAGATCGAGGTGAATGATCGTCCCATTGTCTACAGGGAATGGATTTACCTGATGATGTACAAGCCCAAGGGCGTGATCACAGCCACTGTAGACCCTGTACTGCCGACCGTTTTGGATCTGCTGGATGGAGCATATGCTGCCCATTCTCCCTTTCCCGTCGGGCGGCTGGATCGGTATACGGAAGGCCTTCTCCTGCTGACCAACGATGGTTCCCTGGCGCATCGCCTCCTTTCGCCCAAGTACCGGGTTCCCAAAACGTATGCGGCATTGATCCGGGGGCATGTGACGGAGCAGGATGTCGCGCAATTTGCCGCGGGAATCGTGCTTGAGGATGGCACACAGACGCAGCCGGCCATTCTGAAGGTTTTAGAACCGGGGGCGCATTCACGCGTGGAAGTGACGATCTATGAAGGGAAATTCCACCAGGTGAAACGGATGTTTCGAGCAGTGGGGAAGCAGGTCGTGGAGTTAAAGCGCCTGTCGATGGGGCCCCTGGTGCTTGACCCCGCCCTGTCTCCGGGACAGTACCGGCATTTGACGGCGGATGAGGTGCAGATGCTGAAAAAAACTGTCGGGCAAGGGGATTAA
- a CDS encoding murein hydrolase effector protein LrgB gives MEPWNNPLFGVSLTVGLYTAMSLLNRRWKWVNPLFFSAGLIILILLVTGIDHEAYQAGGQLVSFFLGPATVALAVPFVKQMHAFRKHRLGILTGVIAGSVLGILSAGGIAWLCGGQMEVILSMIPKSVTSPISAELSRELGGIPGLTVVVTVLAGLLGNLFGYSLLKKMNIDDPVARGVAMGTAAHGIGTARALQESPVDGGMSSFAMALAGVVTSILVIPLYGWLGP, from the coding sequence GTGGAACCGTGGAATAATCCCCTCTTCGGGGTCAGCCTGACTGTCGGCTTGTATACGGCAATGAGCCTGTTAAACAGGCGGTGGAAATGGGTCAATCCGCTCTTTTTTTCTGCCGGACTGATCATTCTCATCCTGCTCGTGACCGGGATCGATCACGAGGCTTATCAAGCGGGCGGGCAGTTGGTCAGCTTCTTCCTCGGACCGGCCACCGTGGCGCTGGCCGTCCCCTTCGTCAAACAAATGCACGCTTTCCGCAAGCACCGCCTGGGCATCCTGACAGGTGTGATCGCCGGCAGTGTGCTGGGCATCCTGTCCGCCGGCGGGATCGCCTGGCTGTGCGGAGGGCAGATGGAGGTGATCCTGAGCATGATTCCAAAGTCGGTCACCTCTCCCATCTCGGCCGAACTGTCGCGCGAATTGGGAGGCATCCCCGGCCTGACCGTGGTCGTCACCGTCCTGGCCGGGCTTTTGGGCAACCTGTTCGGCTATTCGCTGCTGAAGAAGATGAACATTGATGATCCGGTGGCCAGGGGTGTGGCCATGGGCACCGCCGCCCACGGCATCGGCACGGCCCGCGCCCTGCAGGAATCGCCGGTTGACGGCGGGATGAGCAGTTTCGCCATGGCGCTCGCCGGCGTGGTGACCTCCATCCTGGTGATCCCCTTATACGGTTGGCTGGGTCCGTGA